One Zingiber officinale cultivar Zhangliang chromosome 10B, Zo_v1.1, whole genome shotgun sequence genomic window, ccaccaagtctccaagagatgtagaggttcagccaccaccaccaagctccaaaggatgctagaaacaaagcctccttttcctccttcttctccaagcaagatccgaccaccttccaagctccaaaggatgaagaggttcgaccaaggagaagaaagaaaaggaaaagggaaaactagaagggccgaccacaccaccaaggaagagagggaggaaaaatagaatagagttcttagatatgaaggcacccctatcccctcttttataatccttggtcttgacaaataaggaaaatttaaataaaaacttccttattactttgccatgaaaaggaaaatttaattaattaaaacttatttccttttcttaaaataatatggccggccaccttttaatcccaaacaaggaaagttttaatcagaattaaaatttcctaatttatttccaaccACCTTCCAaactccaaaggatgaagagtttatTTACATTCATCATAGAAGGGGCACACAAAAGAGATACTTTGATGGTGAAACATGTCCtttttagttaaaaaattaaaaagaagggGCACCAGGTTAAAATGCTATAGGCTATCTAAATACGGAACCACCAAATGCATCATTAATATCTTCGTAAACatgattaaaaattttcaatGAGTAACAAGTTCACGTAGTCCTCAAACATAGGAAGCTTATGCTCCTCGTTATAACTATACATTACCCTAACCATCCTCGCCATGTTTAAACAACATTCCACGAAATCTCGAGAAAATTTGGTCGATGAGCTAAAGCTTTCTTTATTTAGCTCCTCCCATGCTTTAGTAATCAGTCTCATCACTTCTTCCTTTGCGACTTCAAATGAGCAATGTGGATTCTCCTTCATGAAGCACTCTAAGAATGAGCCATCTTTTCCATCTTGTTCTTCATCCTAAATTGTAAATATAACACATAGGTTTAGTTTACGATCCATTCTTATACGTTGAAAAACGGATAAATGAATGAATGTACCTTAGCACTTCCCAAGTCATCCCAAAGTCGAAGAATTGTTGCTGGGCAAGATATTAGATTGGGGTAAGTCTCCAAATAACTCACATTCTCATGTGTTATAGCTTGGCCTAATAGGAAGTATATGTGTATCAATACGACTGGCACACCACAGCTAACTATGCCATTTTTGAAATAGTCATGGCTCGTCGGGACTTGACTTTGCTCGAACCATTTGGCTTCCACCAAAAATGCGTTGCATAGTTCTATCCACTATATGTTTCCATATATACAAAGAAAACTTGACCAAAATCATTGAAAGCTAAGGCACATTAAGGCGATTGATAGAGTTtaaatgtatgtatatatatataccgcATTTTTCAAAGAGTCCATTGGATTCCACCCATGTTCCTTGTATATCGTTTGTGCAATCTCATTTGTCGTCTCAAACAATGCGGTGTAGGTTATTTTCATACAAAATGGAAGTGGATCGATATTCGCCGATAACTCCCATCTGCGTGTTGAAATACATAATAATGCGAAAACACATAAACATAAGAAAAAACTAGAGAGACAAGGAAAAAAAAGATAGTTACTTTTTTAGTATTGATTGATAATTGTCTTAACCTAACTCACCTATTTATACATATTGTCAAGATAATATatgtaaaatataataataaatatggaaatatattattgtaaatataataataataaatatagaaataatgaaaaatatggTTTGGATTaccatataaacatgataaatcatcactaattaaaataaatctctaaaTCTACTGAATTATTATCTTTATCGTCATTACTACGTAATCAATCTTCTAAATGAATTATGTAAAACAATATTCGTGAACACAAAATTCTTACTTATTCATAGCTTTGACGAAGAGTTCGAGTTCATCCAACGATCCATACACATCGAAAATATCGTCAATGAGGTAGACAAATGCAATGACTTTCGTAAGCGCAACTCGATAGCTCGAGAACTTAGGGTTTGAAAGAACCGTCATCGACCACGTGTACCATTTCGACGGTTGATCTCGAGCAAACTTTAGTTCCCGCGCTAGACCGAGAGTCTCCCACCAACTGCACAGACCACAAAGAGAAtgagaacaacaacaacaactctaGCAAGGTGCAAGTAAATTGAAAACCTTGTGACTTGCTCCAATTCTTGAAGTTGTAGCAATTGAACCTCCTTGAAATCCCTCCTTGCAAATTCCTCAACTATTTTCCTCCTTCCCTGTTCCCCTCCTCCGAAGCTAACCAGAAATCGCCTAGCTCTGTAGCTTTGCAAGCTCACATGATAAGGATGAGCTAAAGTTTGCCGGATAAATTTGGCAAAATGAGGTGCAAAGTGTGGCATCGAAGAATTGAGGTGGCGAGTAGCAAATCTATTGGCTTCATAAAGTATGCCCTCGCCGGTGTTCAAGTAGGATGCTTCGAGCAAGCTCACAATTCCATGGCTTCCTCCTGTGAGAGATGGCATGAACTCACCACGTTTGTGATCTGTAAACCTGAGAAAAATATCTGAAAACGCAAGGTTGTTATAGAACTGATGATGAtcagttaattaattaatcaataatcaCCTGATGACACAGGGTATCGAGTCTGTCGAAGTAAACGGAACAAAAGGGCAGCTTCATGCAGAGTATTCACTCTCCGGTGAAGCTGATCTGCGTAGCTCTCGCTGTACAGCGATTCCAGCGCAGCTACAATCTCTTCCTCGAAATGGTGCTCGACGTCCAACTTCTGAACGCAGTCGATCGCCAGCATCAACTCCGACGAGCTCCTGGCATAACAGAGCATGTTTCTGATCTCCTGTTTCATCATGTATACACGACGATCAAAATGAAACCAACTTGCAAATGAAACTGAACTGGACGGCGAGCTATAGGTGAATGCTTACACCATGAGCACGGTCGTCTGTAATTGGCACCACCAGcctctgctgctgctgctgcttgtGCCTGGGGCTCTTGGTGCTGCGATTTGGGTTTCCCAGAGAACAGCAGAAAGAGCTGCAGGGTAGTTGAATTAAGGGTagcatgtttaattatttttggttGGGAGCGAAGAGCTTGCTCTGCGATGGAATGTGACTCGATTGGCCTGCATTTATAGTCTCCACAGACTCAGATTTGTCTGCATTTCTAGCTCTGTCAAATCGAACTTTCTTTTTGTGGCCTGACAGGCCGCCGCAAGAGGAATGGTGGAGAGTGGTTCCTCGGTGAACTTTCTTTTTGTGGCCTGTAAATATCTGCATGCTTTCTTCGTTGTGAAGCTTGATGAATGCAGAACGGCATTGCTCAGGCCGCGTTTCGAAAAATGCCTTTTATATTAAAAACgtgacaaaattcaaaagaacaatctttttttattaaaatcataaaaatatattttttatttaatatcaaaaataGACGCCATTCGGCGTTAAATATTTTaccttttattttaataatatttatttttacgcTGTTATAATTTATAACAGtaaaattagaagaaaaaaaaactctaaataCAACTTAACTATACAGTCCCCatctttaaaaaactttatttccacTCCCTCTATATAAAATTTCATTTGCTTCAATTCTCTTGTATAAATACCATTATCTAATCGCCCATCATATTTTTTACgtctaaaaaatctaaaaatgagcataaatctttttaaattcagtactttaaactagaatcaagtatattttctatcaaattgcacacaattttttttctcacttaatataatttctcctataaattcagcatcatttaaagataatttaatatatttttcattcaattgagcACTATTTAAAGAGGATCCAGtatattcttcattcaattgaGTTGGAAAAAAAGTTATGCTcaatttgatgaaaaatatactaaattataGTTAAATGTgttgaatttaagaaaaattatacttaTATTTGGACTTTTTATACCCAAAAAATATGAGAGATAATTAGGTAAATTGATATCCATTATATTTGGGTAGGGAATGGAAAATTAAGTACGATTTTTTTCTCACTTAATATAATTCCTACTAAATTTaacatcatttaaagaaaatctagtatatttttcattcaattgagtactatttaaagagaatctaatatatttttcatctattgaggtggaaaaagagtcatgctcaatttgatagaaaatatactcgattctagtttaatgtactgaatttaagaggaattatactcatttttatatttttatacttaaaaaatatGAGGGGTAATTAGGTAAATTGTCATTCATTATGTTTAGTTAGGGAGTGAAAATAAAGTTTTTTGGCACTAGGGACTACGTGCAAAGTTTTGTTTGTGATTCGGGGCTGCTTGCAAATTTTCCTTTATAATAACTACACAATTAATTATGATAGTTTTAATTatgtaattattattattacataattttttaattaatattcggTATCCAATTTACACCAACTAATCTTAGGGTTAGTCAGCCAGACCCCACGATAATTTTTTATCGGCtatcaggataaatcgagaagcgtTCATAGTAAGCGGCTCATCAGCCTAACGTTCTTAGAACAACTACCCATTAAAGGGTATTCAtccattaatttatcaaaattcgaACTCAATCCTTAGATATCTGGAAAACTGAGAAGACACTCTATTGCTGGATTATTTCCCCGGGAGTAGTTACAACTATATAGTTGTTGCTACAATATAATGTTGACtagtattaataaaaaaataactatAATTTGTAGTTGCCATGATATTAATCATATGTGTCGATCGAcattgtgtcacgccccagaggagtccctgtccgagaaaatttcggcaacatctcccctgtacggtggacaatctgaaatttttctacatctcacaaatgcctcagccacaggcggctggaataataacaacaaaataaaacatcaccatgcagttatatataatctattcagcctctggctgtcataaccacgcagttaaaataattaaacagtaaaataatactctgactcgaaatccaccctactccactacactcgtaaagctcaactCTTCTGCCaacaggcagacatgtagtagaataaaaaccaaatccaaatccatcgatataataaaatctataccatgtccataagtaaataaatccagaacataacaagttcaaacagtctagaacagaaaaggaaaccaaacgaaaaaccaatcacatcctcgaggtctgcagggaccagcaactggaactctctcctgacagcatcaacctgaaaatatcaacaatggaggcggggtgagtccaacactcagcaggtacaattgatatgcaaagtaaagaaacaacacctagtactaatcatgcgtacagtctcctgataagaaagataaaaatgcatctgaagtaaacaggagaatcttTGTCTAACGAGTCCTAAGTATAAGGTCAAGCGAGTGGTATAGAATCCGTAtgcaaacataggtatccaaacaatacgcAGATATAAACGCAGCAAGacaaacacagcaataaatgATCATGCGTATGATGCGATGACCCCCGACGCCaccgatcatctcacacacatagtgaggccgagtgggtaggtctgtgacaaccgtgcactctactactcccgataagtgaccgagtggacggatgttgtcgagtacacctatcctcctaccccaaatcataatggGGGAGCTTGATGCTCTCATCCCactcgatgacggggaggaatccctgcaggataacacgttgtgtcacactacccatgagcggaccaacggtgcctaacagagtcctactgcaacacactctgccagaatcgaccactaacccatgagtggtggtgtgtgcagatccatgtaactggcgttcaacaataatggagcggactatcgcacagcatgcaatcatgcaaatgatgcatggcaataaccatataaacatcctgacctaatccatatatatagaaaagtgcaccctaggtcaacgaatcatatcgaatcaaaggtacacagaaggtataaaaacctaggtcctgaacatggtgaagcatggtatatcactaccccctataagcatgtataaacaggtaaaatatacatgagatgcaaatcaatcaatcaatcaagcacgtaccaagatttgggtagtgattaaccgaaacagataagaaacacaattgatgcaatatgttaatttcattactaggcatatcaaagacaaaaagtcaaaagtacccgcctccaatcgaaaaggatCGTATCCAAAACAGATCCCCCGtcaagacaccgtctcgaatcaatatCCTGTAATAAATAGTACAGTTTggctaagtttaattataactaaaatagctaaatcaaactATTTTCTTCAGGAACCCCAATTGAATTGAACTaaaaatcaattaggattagttccattaaccctaaccattctactattcgatttcattaaaacctacacatgaatccaagTTAACAACTATTGCTAACTCGACTAGGAATCCTCAACAACTAAGATCAATTCCTACACTATACCTCAAGCTCAGTCGTTGTTGAACATAGAACACGATGAGCTGATTGCTGGCTGGAAACAAGGTATACCACAGCAAGACCTCCTTTCTGCTAATTTCCCCACAGCGCACAACCCTGCAAAAACCGAACCTCACTGCTGGAATCACTGTTGAATTCAAACGGATCATACAACAATCCCAACTCACCTTGCTATTTTGTTCAGATCCGGCAGCAAGAGGCAATCTAGGGCACGCTCCTTTGAATCTTGGGCACaacagagaggaagagaagagaagtccTCGGCGTCGACTGTGGTGGCGGCACCGGCGCTAGGGCATGGAAGGGGTCAGCGTCATCAGAGGAAGGGCGACGATGGCGCTGTACaaaggctagggcacggcgtcggcagTAGGAAAACGGCTGACTTTGGATCTAGGGCACGCTGGCGCTGTGGTGGCGGTGTCACGGCGGCAGTGAGGAGGAGAAGAGCTCGGCACTGGGAGGCGAAGTGGAGAAAAAACTCGGCTATGAACCGGCTGCCggcgctcgggaagaagaaaccgccgacgtcgggcgcgagagaagaagagaggaacggATTAGGGCTCGGGCAGGCACAGTAACGAggggaaaaaaatataaataaggaaaaagaaaaggaaaaaggaaaagaaaaataaaacttttccttattaaaactgggtagcctaaacagacttttccgacTCCGTTTTTAtctccgttaactcgtccgtacgagctccgaaaaattcccgaaaaatgtccaaaaattccagaaaattcccttattaatattcgcctattttccggtattttacacattGACTAGTGTTGACTAGAGATGAAACATTCATATTATAAGAGCTATGAATTGTAGTTATAATATAGTATTATTAGTTGATCTGAGTCAAAGTGctactataatataatattgatcaTTGTTGACTAGAAATAAAGTTATCATATTGTAACATGGCTATGATGTATATATAACTGTTATAACTAAATTTACTAGTTTTGATCAGAGTTAAAGGGTCTATATTGAAATAACTATGAATTATATCTATTGTAACACAATTTATTTAGGTTAAAAAGAGTTAAAGTGTTCATGTTATAATAACTATGAATATATAACTACTAAAACATTGCTTAAAATAAAGAcaattttgaataaaaaagcaTTAACACGGGGTGGAATGctcttttgataataaataaaagcaGACATCCTTTGACAATTAGAATAAAAAGATATACCCATTTGTTTGCctacaaaatatattaaaaaataaaaaattgaatgaCCACATTGTGGTCGAATCGTCTGACGAAGGTCGCCACATGGCCAAGGTCGAATGACCAAGGCCATCGCGcgcttgtgtgtgtgtgtatatatatatatatatataggtcatACGATCCAATTAATCCTGGAGGTGACCAATTCAGTTTCCCAAAAATTTTCTATTTACTACTAGGATAAACAGTAGGCATAACATTCAAGTGTTGGTGACCAATTCGATTCTTAGAGTTATTCATCCTCCTCTAGCTCAGATGGATCCTAACAGTAGGCACAATAATTGATTGTTGGTGTTTAACAATCTAATTCTAAGGTAAATTGAGCCATTAAGTTGATAGGTAAGAGCAATGGTTAAATTCATAGAGGAGCAATTGACTGGTGGATCTTGGTAATCTATTGCTAGGCAAAAATTAGTCTAATAACAATCCTATAAAAGAGGATTTCGAGGAGATTTGAAGGCACCGAATCGTGATGGGTTGAGGATGAAGTACTACTACATTTCCAAACCTCGAAAGACATTCTAAAGTAATCACAAATTACTCAACGCAAAGTTTTCCTTTGTAAAGTTATTTTACTTTCATTTATATTTGTAAGTACTTCGTAGTAGTTtttatgtgatgaaccaagtcaagttagatcctatTGTATTTGAACCTTGTATTTAAGTAtacaggagcttagaaacacaaaaagacgagcggaagatgtagctagcaagaaggacgacacaggaagggagcctacgggctcgatgcatcctagtgacgaggtgctgcagaagagtacacctggTGGACACGAGAAATATGCACGACGTTCCAAGGATGAGAAGCTTGGGAGGAaccctactcgaggagaaggtcaaacTTGGGTTCAGGTGTGCTCAACTTCGGTtgaccggagcatcacccatgcGAAGAAGATTAGCTA contains:
- the LOC122029250 gene encoding (3S,6E)-nerolidol synthase 1-like: MLPLIQLPCSSFCCSLGNPNRSTKSPRHKQQQQQRLVVPITDDRAHGEIRNMLCYARSSSELMLAIDCVQKLDVEHHFEEEIVAALESLYSESYADQLHRRVNTLHEAALLFRLLRQTRYPVSSDIFLRFTDHKRGEFMPSLTGGSHGIVSLLEASYLNTGEGILYEANRFATRHLNSSMPHFAPHFAKFIRQTLAHPYHVSLQSYRARRFLVSFGGGEQGRRKIVEEFARRDFKEVQLLQLQELEQVTSWWETLGLARELKFARDQPSKWYTWSMTVLSNPKFSSYRVALTKVIAFVYLIDDIFDVYGSLDELELFVKAMNKWELSANIDPLPFCMKITYTALFETTNEIAQTIYKEHGWNPMDSLKNAWIELCNAFLVEAKWFEQSQVPTSHDYFKNGIVSCGVPVVLIHIYFLLGQAITHENVSYLETYPNLISCPATILRLWDDLGSAKDEEQDGKDGSFLECFMKENPHCSFEVAKEEVMRLITKAWEELNKESFSSSTKFSRDFVECCLNMARMVRVMYSYNEEHKLPMFEDYVNLLLIENF